From one Desmodus rotundus isolate HL8 chromosome X, HLdesRot8A.1, whole genome shotgun sequence genomic stretch:
- the LOC128779926 gene encoding EKC/KEOPS complex subunit LAGE3-like, with protein sequence MQAPGRDDDAGCDSVVGGAGSPSDPGDPMGPGDCDSTGVSDSAAAGEAPQVDRASLDLGPAGEASNLDRDPGSEMQEFTLTVPFLSDVDAEVARRFLMAGAEIYRGMVVWELSVTGSDLFIRLTAEDSELLHISTISLLMWLLIVVQILQHIVPPGFDNFLVKRAD encoded by the exons ATGCAGGCCCCTGGCCGCGACGACGACGCAGGCTGTGACAGCGTGGTGGGAGGTGCTGGATCACCCAGTGACCCAGGGGACCCCATGGGCCCTGGAGACTGCGACAGCACAGGAGTCTCGGACAGCGCTGCAGCCGGGGAAGCTCCCCAGGTGGACAGAGCATCGCTGGACCTAGGGCCGGCTGGAGAGGCCTCTAACTTGGACAGAGACCCGGGAAGCGAGATGCAGGAGTT CACCCTCACAGTGCCCTTCCTGTCGGACGTGGATGCCGAGGTGGCCCGCAGGTTCCTGATGGCAGGTGCTGAAATCTACCGGGGGATGGTTGTTTGGGAGCTTTCGGTGACTGGCAGTGACCTCTTTAT CCGATTAACTGCTGAAGACTCTGAGCTCCTGCATATTTCCACTATCTCCTTGCTTATGTGGCTCCTCATAGTGGTGCAGATCCTGCAGCACATTGTGCCCCCGGGTTTTGATAACTTTCTCGTCAAAAGAGCAGATTGA